The nucleotide window TCTGGCTATGACAAGATACAGCACGTCTATTCCAATTTCGCAAGTACTTgggaaacacttaaaaatagtTAAGATCAGCTCTACTTAAGACAGCATTTTAAGCATACTTCAATATTTATAGTTCCCACTGAAGTcactctgaaataatttatactAAAATAAACAGATACTTGAAGGTTGTCCTCAGGAGAGAGTCTTCTCTGAGGTAGAGATGTAAAACATAGCAGAAGCTGTTCCACAGCACAAGAGATTctacataaaatgaaaatctgtCACCTGGTCATCTTGATGCTGTTTTAGCAATTAAGATTCAAAACTGAAGGCCATTTTAAGGAGTGCACAAATAATCAGTTGTTCAAAACTCTTACATCTGAGGCAAGTTGATTACTTCcataaaatgtttcttaatcATCTCAGGGAATATAGGACACAAGGTTGTTATGAGTTCATGTCTCCCAAGTGCTATCACAGTTCTCAGTTTGCAGTAAGATGAAAAAAGATCATGGATAAGGATTCTACTCACTAAGTGTACATTTCCACCTTTCTTCCTTGTCTGGGAAGGAAGCAGAGCTGTTATCaatttatatatacatagaCTTATagtttatttaatttgtttttatatgaATGCTaatatacacatacatgcatgcacttgttgaaataaattttgtttagATTCATAAACCATATATTGAGACAcatatttctaagaaaaattaattgcttGCAGCTTGATCATAAATTTTTAcaactttttcccctcaaaaaatAGCTGGATTCTGAAGTATTTCCACACTGCATTTAGTTCAAAGACATGGGGTAATTCAGTGGCGTGTATTTTTACTTATGCATGTACAGAAATAATTGTTACACTTTAAAGCACATGCAACCTTTTGGGTTATATTTGGGTTATTATACTATGCTGATTAAATTTTCACAACTTGGAGCACCTTTGATTCATTCACACCCACACATTTTTACATGCTGCTGGATGGATGGCCAGTGAGATGCTCAGGACCATCAGTTCCCATTTAAATGGACTTGACATAAAGGAAGTTAAAAAACTTATGGGGCAATGTGTGTGGGAGGCATAAAGGTAAGAGAACTGCTGTAGGGCCAGTAGGATAACAGCATGCGCTAAATGAAAGACAGGCCTTCGGGGATTAGCTGTATGTGGACCTGGCAGTTGTCAGAGTTGTGTGAGGAACACAATATAATTTGAGCTATAATCGAGAGGTAAACATAGAGTCAGAGCTGAGAAGATCCTGGAGTGAGACAAGTGGCAGGGAGAGGAACCGTGCTTGGGAAGATGTCCATCCACAAAAGACTCCGTAAACACTTCAGACTGAAGTCTCACAAGCCAGCATTTGATGTTTGCCATCACGAGTCACTGAAACACACCAGAAGAAAGCTTCATACACAGCTGTATTCACTGTAGTTTATGAAAACCATCCTGCTCTCTCTTGGAGTCATCTGAAATGATGGACTTCAGACTGCATAGTTCATAAATATAGCTACACTTAATGAGGACAAAAATATATGGACTGCATGTAGGAGAGGGAAGTGACTGAGGTCAAGAAAGGGAACTTTCCCTGAAAGTGAGTGTTGACTGCTTATTTCCTTGGGTTTTATGTCCTGGCTGATAAGCTGTGGAGCCTCAAAAGCTTAATCATACACAGACAAGCTTCCAGAAGTATTTTGTAGGGCAGtgtaagcagcagcagagatgttCCTCAAAGATTAAAGGTTTTGCCTTCCTCAAACTCAGAACATAAGGAAAcaataacagcaaaataaatgtcattaaaaGCAATAGTAAAATATtagagagaaaaacaggaatACATCATATCCTGTCATATCTGGAGTAGCCTGCTGGCAAAGCTTTTGTCTGTAACCtagattgttttaaaataggtaTTAGaacttttttaaaactaaacccaagattttaaaaaatggaactATATGTACTAAATCACAATGAAGATACTCCACCtgccaggaaaaggaggaagaaaatatcaGCAGCTAAAATTTACTTCTAAGCTTTCAGTGAAATCCAGTTGTAACTTCAAAACATATTGATATCTCTTTAATATTTGAAATTCTGTTTATCATTCAGTTTTCATTCAGAATACAGCACTACTTGACTGAGTATACTTATAACTTTCTAATGGTAGTTTTTCCCATATATAATGACAGAATCACCATTTTGTTCTCCTCAGCAAGACACAAGGTCTTCATTGATTATTCTTTGATTTTTTCTCTGTCTAGTGGCAGACCTTTGCTTAGTGGTTTCTCTTTTCTGGAAAAGATAGCACAGAAGTTCTATTGAAAGAATATTTTGACAACCTGACTATACTTAAAATACACTATGCTTTTTTATagtgtgttttaaaaaacttaTCCTAAagcctttcaatttttttcctgtacaatAGATGACCAAGCTGGACAAAAAGCCATGAATACTAACACTGAACTGTCTAGCTTCAGATCTGACATTCTGGTTCTTCGTCAGCAGCTTCATGACATTGCAGAGAAAACTACCAGAAACAAAGATACACTGGAGAAGCTGCAGGAGTCTGGAAATGTATTAAATGATAGACAGAGCCAAATGAGAAGTGCCTTAGATAGTAACTCTTTCATGATCATCAGTGTCAATAAGACTCTTCAGGCATATACCGGCTATATCAACAATCTTCAACAAGACACAAGTAATATCCAAACAAACTTGCAAAACCAAGTGCATTCTCATAATGTGGTCGTCATGAACCTGAACAACTTAAACCTGACACAAATACAGCAAAGAAATCTTATCAGTGTCCTGCAGAAGTCAATGGAAGATACAAGCTTGGCTATTCTAAGAATCAAGAATGACTTTCAAAATCTGCAGCAGGTTGTCCTTCAAGCCCGGAAGGACACTGACTGGCTTAAGGAGAAAGTACAAAATTTACAGACTTTGGCCGCCAACAACTCAGCATTGGCAAAAGCTAACAATGATACACTTGAAGACATGAACAATCAGCTCAGCTCCTTCAGTGGGCAAATGGAGAACATCACCACAATTGCCCAAGCCAACGAACAAAATCTAAAGGATCTCCAGGAACAGCataaagaatatgaaaacaGAACTTCTGACAAATTCAATCAGCTAGAAGAGAGGTTCCAGGTCTTCGAAACTGATATAGTCAATATCATTAGCAACATCAGCTACACTGCTCATCACCTACGGACACTGACTAGCAATCTCAATGAGGTCAGGACAACTTGTACAGACTCCTTAAGTAAACATTCAGATGAGCTGATTTTTATGAACAGCACACTAGCCAATATTCGCTTAGACTCTGCATCTCTCAAGATGCAACAGGATTTGATGAGGTCAAGGTTAGATGTTGAAGTTGCCAATTTGTCGGTAATCATGGAAGAAATGAAGCTGGTAGATTCCAAACATGGCCAACTCATCAAGAACTTCACTATCCTACAAGGTATGCAGCTTCCCTAATGATGCCTATAATCGTCTATGCTAAATTCCTGCTTGCATTAATACTTTAGTTCTGTGGAAGTTAGTGCATGCTGGTACAGAGTCCTGGGGTTTTCCATTATCTAATCCTAAACTTTGGAAATGTAAAAGTAGCTGGGATTTTCCTTACTAATTATCCTGTGCATTCCTTACATAGCTAGAATGGGGATGTTACGAAAGAAGGTTCTGACTTAGCAAAGTTTTATTCTGTCTGACTGACTGGATCAGCTTTTGATTTAGTTTCTAAAATAAGCTAGTGAAGGTGTGGAACCTCAAGAAACCAATCCCTGCTAAGGAGGAAATGGCTAAGAAATATACGTTGGACTATTCCCAGAAAGGTCCACCCTTACTGAAAAACAAGTTGCTATTTCACTTTAAGCCAGTTGTTAGACTGCCAGAAAACATCCTACTTCACTTAGTTTTTAATCCtgggatattttattttctccagaaaTAAATAGCATCAAGTTTAGGAGGTTTCTTCCAGCCAAATATTATCCCAAATGAAAAGAACATTCATATTTCCAACCTGATGTGAACCAGTCAGGCCTAAAACTCTAATCACAAATATAAATCCATTGCTCCAAATAAACTAAGGCTGAATTAGAGCCAAGATTACATGTCAGTAACCTTAACCTTCCTCATTTCAACCAGGCCTAAATGACTCCATCTTAGGAATTTATCTCTGGAAGAGTGGAAATGATGTAGAttgacgggggggggggggtattgaCAAGGCATTTGCTCATCCATGATGAGaatccaaaattattttgtttattgctGTCACAATATTGCCATTTCTTATCATGGGTATTGTTCTCTTTCTTGTTAATAGCCAGCTAGTTAGCAACTACTACTTCCAGTCTTTCCCACAGTTGGCCTATTGCTCACTATCCATCGTTTTGTCTCTTTTTGACAACCCATTATTGACAGAGCAGCAAACAGGGTCATTGCAGGAGAAAGAATCCAGTAGTTTAAGAGCAGAGAGATGGGgatggaaggaaaagggagCGTAGCAGAGTGAAGGAACGGGAGCATCAACACACAGGACCACGTGCATCGACAGCACGGAATGTGTCTTGCAGGGACTGGCACCTCGGCTGGTCACCTGGGGCATGGTGTCACTGTCCAGTTCACAGGATGAGGTGCaccagattattttcttctgtatccTGTATTTCATGGAGGTTAAGGAAAGAGCAATGGTATGTAGCACCTGAGAAGCAGACGTACTTTTACAAGCACTGCTAGAAGTAGCTGCTAGCCCATTTTTCACAGTGCTGAATATCCAGTGTTGCTGGCCTGAGATAAGTTAAACAAGGACCTCAtgtgggctttttgttttgttttctgtccatATCCCCATTTCACATGCTTACATTGTTTCAGGCCCTCCTGGTCCAAGGGGACCTAAAGGTGACAGAGGCCCTCCAGGTCCTCTTGGCCCCGCTGgcctaaaaggacaaaaaggagagaaaggagagccTGGACCACCAGGACCTGCAGGTGAGAGGGGACCACCTGGGCCAACTGGGCCaccaggagaaaaaggagggaaaggtTCAAGAGGATCGCCTGGCTCCAAAGGTCAGAGAGGTTCTCCTGGCAAGACAGGTCTGCCTGGACCAAGCGGAGACCCGGGGCCACCAGGTCCACAAGGCAAAGATGGTCCACCTGGGCCACAAGGCCCACCAGGATTTCAAGGCCTGCAAGGAACTGTGGGAGAGCCAGGGGTACCAGGACCTCGAGGACTTCCTGGGCTACCTGGAGTCCCTGGGCTGCCTGGTCCAAAGGGCCCACCTGGCCCACCAGGCCCGCCAGGTCCAGGGGTGCCGATGGCACTACAAAGTGAACCGACATCAGTGCCCGAGGCTAATGGTAAGCTATCAACATACCGCATACATCTTTGAATGAGATACAAATATATGTAGTGGAGGGTGCTCACCACTTAGTTACTGGTTCACATAACCTCTGCTACCTTAGACTAAATGTCTGGGATTTATCACAAAGAGCTCTGTTAAGTGAAGCCATACCTGTTGGTCTTCCTTCTGATGACCTGAAACTGATtgaagttaatttttacagctaaagaaaaggcagcagtaGTATGAGTAATAAATAATCCCCTTGATCACACGGTTTAGCCTTGATTTCACAGAGTCAGTATCCTAATAAGTAAATTCCTTAACTGTATGTAAGTGCTTTAGGTGGCAACATGCTGTAGATGGGTATGGGATCCTCCACTTACTGGCCCTGTGCAGAAATTTACCTGGCCTGTTGAGTTAACAGTAACTGGCTTAACACAAAAAATTCACATCACAGGTTGTTCTCCTCACTGGAAGAACTATACAGAAAAGTGCTACTACTTTTCAattgaaagagaaatttttgAAGAGGCAAAGTTATTCTGTGAAGAGAAGGCATCACGCTTGGTTATCATAAACAACAAAGAGGAGCAGGTAATTaccttctctttctgtttttcaaggAGAGAATTTGAGGTTATTTAACATGTGGAAGCCACAAGGCAAGTGCGAAGCTAAGAGCATCATGAATTCATGTAATAAGTAGACACAGTGATTGACTCCAGTTAGCATTTTGTCCACCCTCTGCCTGCTCAGCAGCTTCTCCATGTGCAGAAGGGCAGTGTGAGCAGAGCTGGTGCTGACCCTGAGGGTGGTGGGCATAGAGCAGCCAGAAAGGCTGGCGAGAATTGTAGGAGTTTTGAACCTTTAAAGATGGAGTCCATTATGCCTTGCATATTatccaaaatgtattttttgcagtggtgaatataaattaattttaaattttctgatttAATACATGCAGCCTAAGACTACTGTGATccccagaatatttttaatctaaCTATAAATCTAGTTATACTTTTACTACTGTTCAACACAATTATTTGGTGGCTAGATAGCAGTGGGGATGTCAAGATACAACTGCTTCttctttagggtttttttcaatttgtaTCTATAAGATGTTGGCTGTGACTTTATGTCAACCTAATTTTCATGCCTAGCTCTCTCTACTTCACATGCAAACACTGCGATGGATTCTAGTGTGGGCAAGGAGTCGCAAGGCCAACTCCTGAAACATATCTTCAGCttagaaaaatttctttgaCCCTTCCTATTCTGATAACAAAGATGCTCATGAAACCAGAGTATCTTACTGGCTCCGAAGATGgttgtgtttgtttgttataGACTTAGACCTTTCTTCCACAGCAATGGATAAAAAGGCAGATTTTGGGGAAAGGCAGCTTCTGGATTGGACTAACAgattcagagaaggaaaatgaatggAGATGGCTGGATGGATCCTTACCAGTTTACACGTACgtaaataaaaaacaatggtgtttattttctgcagatGCTACCACTCTTGCTGACACTTCTAAAAGCAGCATCTAGAAATTATCCAATGGATCCAGAGGGTTGTAGGTGccaatgaaataatttgttacTGAGGGTGCTGttgaactgtttttttctctctcttctccatgcACAAGGCTTTCTTTCCTTGccaggaagaaaactgaatgtTGAATGAAAGAATCACATAACTACACAGGGCAGTGTTTCTTGCCAAAACATTTCCTCCTGACTTTTATTATAAAGTTGAGATGGAAAGCACAGACAGTTTTGCTGTCTTGGTTTGAATTTTCCATATTTGCATTACAACTGGCTATAAATAGAGTGCTCGTTCCGATAAAAAATGACCAGCCTTTAGATAAAGCCCAAACCCAAGTGGAAAGCGTTAAATGTAAGGAAAATGTATGAAATGAGGGTGTCTACGCTTTGGCCAGCTGAGAACTGAATTGGCAGCTCTCCAGGAATCCTAGAGCTACACCTAATTTGTCCTAAATGGAACAGATGTCAACCACCCAAATTTTTAATACTGAGCAGTGGACTAAAGAGTTTATAGAGCTGAACATGCTGTGCTCCAGGAAAACAGGCTACAGTCAGTCAGATGTTACGAAATGATTAGCTGTGATCTCATTGGTGTTCATTTTGATGAGAAACATGGAAAAAGTCAGATGCATTTCAAATGAGCCgtaatatttttccctttttctccctccctgttttcatctttctttctctttatggCAGCACTGAGACTGATTCCcacttcagctgctgctttcaatAGATTTCCACTACACTGTGATTTTAGGTGCCCTGTTGTAACCTCAGAGCAATCAGTTactgattttcaaaatatttcatcacTTCAGGAAAGCTGTGTGTCCTCCCAGGTGCCTGGTCAGACTCTCTGTGTCAGGCAGCATGTTTTTTAGCCGGGCATGGACCGTATCAGCCAGCAATCACAAGCTCTCTTCAACAACCTGTTTCTTGAGGAAAATGGAGCTTTTAAGTCCTGAGGTTGGAAGCGTTTCTTACTTGTTAAACAAAAACAGGGTGAGGAAACACTTGCTGCAAGCTTTTTACATGCTGTGTTAAGTTTCACCATCGAAGCTAATGATCTCAAAAGATAAGTGTATATATGCTTTGTACATTCCTTATAAGTCCAAAAATTCACTTCCCATCCAAGCATGGGTCCATAAAACacataaatcttttcttttcctcccaaagGTCTGCCTCTGTGCAGTCAGAGCATGATGGCAGGGTGCTGCCATCTTGGAAGCACCTGTGAGCCTGCCAGCTCTTCTCAGTCCCATCTGCTGGCAGGAATGCAGTGCACAGGGTTTGCAGGCTTGGAGCAATGCACAtggagcatggagcactcccactgtatgtgcatgtatattcagaaacaaaaataaagttcaTTGGTCTAATTTTAGGTCTCTGAGTTTTGGCAGCCTGAGGCTGAATAGATTCCCTTCTCTGTAATacatctgttttccattttcagcaaGAGTCATGTATTGTTTGTTTCAGTGTGTATTTCCTGTTCAGAACAGATCTCGTGATGTTTTTGTTAATTTCTTGCGGTGAAAAACTGTCATGTGTGCTGTGTTGTGCAATCatatcttttgcttttttgttgaaagaaactggaaaatcgGGCAACCTGATAACTGGAGCCACGGGCATGAGCCAGGGGAAGATTGCGCGGGGTTGATCTATGCTGGGCTCTGGAATGACTTCTACTGTGAAGATGTTAACAATTTCATTTGTGAAAAAGACATGGACAAAGGTAAGCAAGGTGCTTGGTTTGTTTATTTCACCCTACCCGTAGTCAATTTTCCACAGCTAGAGGGCAGAAAAAGATCCAGGGTAGATGTTATGGCAGTGTATTGTTGAGGAAGAGAGGGAATCACACGTGGAGCACTTCTACTCAGATCCAGCCCAACGTGCACTTTTGTAATACTCTGTGTGATGCAGATGCTGGATTTATTGCACTCGGAAAGAGCAGCCTCCAAGCTGGCTGTAGCCATGGCGTGCTCCTCATCTTGACCATCTCCTACATGCCTAAAATTTCAGGCATGATTTGGCATGTGCTGCAGACCCTAGCCACACTGGAAGCTGTTTTTATAGACTCAATGGCCACACAAGGGGGAAAGCTGGTCTCAGGATAGCTCAGGGACAAGCcttcaaaaaccaaaaagactCTGTTTTGAGAGTTTGTGCAACACGAGGCACTTGGTGACTGCTAAGGGGGTCTTAAAATTCCCACTGCTGCCAGGAGATGTCCTATAGGGCTGAGAGGCTGGGTCCACAGGCCATGAGGAACTCATCTGTTGCAGTTGGAGTGAAGGACTCGAAAACTGCCAGTCTGACCCAGCGGTCACCCAGGTGTTTGCCACAGGGCATCTCTTTCTGGTTAAACAGGCATTTCTGCAATGGCAGAGGGTAGGTGGTTCTCATGGCTGCTTAGAGCCTGGCCCTATCATCACAGAGTTAGGTGGTATTTGTGTTCATGGTGGGGCTCTGCCTAAAACATTATCTCCTCCATACAACGTGTTTAAACATTGCTTTGCCAAGTGTGCCTGGGTGCTCCAGTTGCAAACCTGTAGGCTGAATTTCAGTGAAGGCAGATGGAAATGTCAGCTAGAGCCAAAATTACATCCCATCCACAGAAATGCAcccataaaacaaaacaaaacaaagtgctGAACAAGCTTTGTGTATGTATAACTCTGGATGTCCAGAGCGAAGAACCATGTGTAAGTAACAATGTAATTTGCCCTCGTTTTCCTACATATGTTTGTTATTTTAGGAAAACTTCATAGTTTACAAATTTTTATCCTCCAGGACTTCCAGGGTCTGAATGAGTCCACTTAAATTTTTTGCATACTTTCATCTCtaagttttctttttggaaatgcATTTAATCTTCACAGGCtttttacatgattttttttttctctttgtttttcttttttctctcatactGTAGGGCAAATATTTGGAGTGTAATAGGCTGTGACTTTACAGATACCTACATATTATGGAAGTTTActtaaagacaaagaaaatcctGGGAGAGAGCAACATTGCCTACCaaaattggggggaaaaaaaaaccaaaacaaaaaacacaaaagcaagcaCTGAAAACTGGTTTAAATGCATAAAGGAATTCAGCATCAACTCTTCTCCAGCATCCTGCAATTATTTGAGGCCTTTCAACCCACAGCATCAGGAAATACCGTTGGACTAATTCTGTTATCGATTTTCTTCCCAACCAGTAACCACATACATAAGCAACTTGTGTCTTCTGAGAAAAGACATTCTTTCAATCTGAGTAAGACTGTTGGTCACTCATATAGAAAAACATATAAAGCAACTGTGTAAACAGTATGTTTCATTTGCTAAAATCCCAAATGTAGGAAAATTATACAGATACACAAATATATagattttatataaatatatatatatagtccAACTCTTATCAATAATATGGAATATACTTTTAAGAGCTtttaaactttgtatttttgtacaaaatatttgctttttacaattgttctcttttttactgactttttttaCAAATATAGTGCACAGGGGCCAAAGAGAACAATAAAGGTACTAATAATTCATTAAGGTTTGCTGTCAGGCCTAGCTCAGCTAtagagaaataattttccagttAGAAATATTTGTACTTTCCCAGATGATTTGTTCTGGTTAAATAACTCTAAAGCAGATTTTAGATAGTGTTTTCCTTATTATATGCAGTCTAGTCTGTGTGTGTAACAAATTAAGTTGACTAAGGACTAGATACTGATTGTAGCTCTGATCACAGCCAGTGTTCCATTGGGGTACTATGCAAAGACCATGTTAATAAAagtgtttccttccttcctgcctgcctACCCGCCTGCCTTCCTtcttgcctgcctgccttttctgccttctttcctGTCTGCCTGGCTTCCAGCCTGCCtaccttccttctttccatcctgcctgctttcctgccttcctgcctgccatcctgccttcctgccttccttctACTCATGAGAAAATGGCACAGAAGTAAATCACCAACTTCTAAGaatgattttgaaatgttttcatttcttctcctttcttgtgAGGAATTCTACCCCAGTACGTGCTACCCATATTGCAAGTGAAGCCCAGATGGAGGattttatgaaaacagaaacaaaggagCTGCACACACtgaaatatgtttctttttaagacaGATTTCAAAATTTGGTAAGAAAAACATGCCATACTCAGAAAAGTCTAATCAACTTGCACTTTTCCAAAGTGCTTTGTAAATCGatctctctgttttcttggacctgcttcttctttcccaaacaaactagaaaataaaatatgctgcaaaacagaaagcagtgtGGCTAATGAGATGATATCATCACCCAGCCAGTTTCCTGCGAGGTCCCATGAGCCGTTGTCTAGGTAGCAGTGCTGCTTatcaagaatttaaaaaaattagcaacCATTTAAAGTTCATTAGCAGAAACCCTGGTTTTGGTTCCCAGTTCTTACACTCTTTGCACGGCCACACGCTATACCACGAAGGAAGTTGTTTTGGCTTCTTGGGAAGGAGAGTTGTTTTTCCATTGCCTCCTGACCTGACGTTTACCTTGGCTGAATGCAGATAAGTTTGTTGAAATACTCCAGCTCTGTTGGAAAGAGACAAGATTTTGTACTTCAGATTTTCAAATATTGCTTCTAAGACCAACCAATTAAAGACTGCTGCTTTCCTCCATCTCACACTCCCTCCAGTGTTCatttgggggtgaggggggggatgtctttttaattttagctataattttcctaaagaaaatacacaaagtGTTACATTTGGGAATCTGTCCTGTGGTACCTATTAGATACGAGACAGGAACAACATGAGAATTGCATATGTTTAATAAAAAGTGAAAGGTCTGTGTATTACAGCTGCAGAAACCCTGTGTCACCATCTTGGAGGCAGGGCTTTTCTTCAGACAGTCTGGATCTCCTGAGACTTTTCTTTGGGCTTTTTCATCAGGTTTTGAATACAAGATGATTCTGCCATACACCCTGTCATACACCCAACCTAGGAGTTGTGTGTAGATACACGCTGTAGggtttacatatatatttacacagTGTCTGTGGAGATAATGTTAAACTGCTATTTTTGGATAACATGGTACAAAACTATTACTCTGCATGCCCAGAAAGCCTCACAAACCCTGGTGAGCGGAGCTTTGCAGAGCCACACTGAATTGGAAGCACTGCTAGCTTTGTTTTAGCTTACTTAGGTGAAATAAGCCCATTCTGAGCATCTGCCACATTAAATCATGTTCTTCCTGCTTTTTACTGATGTGATAAGACTTCTATTGACAAAAGAAGTTAATGAGAAACCTCTGTGTAAGCCCCAGCTGTACTGTTTCCTTGCCCCAATTtcatccttctcttccttcagcAATAGTAGTGGTGGTATATATCGAGATGAGATGAACCAAGAGTCACCTAGTATCCTCCAGTCCTTCTAAAGAGGTTTTCTGCGCAGTGGTGATCAACAGCTATAGTTGCACTTATGCATGCATAAGGTTACAGAAATGGCTGTTTATCAGTGATAGCTGCTTAGTTCGTTGAAAACTAGCACAGCAGCTATGCTAAACTATGGGCAGTTGGGTGGCCTTAGCATGGAAATAACCACTGAACTAGGACAGTTTAAGGATGCAACATGTTTATGAATTAAATActtatttcaaagcaaatttcAATGCTGGGTTGTAATTATCTATAATAATGCTTTAATTATCCACCTTTAACTGAGAAACGAAGCGTGCCTGGGCTCAAGCTCTCTGTTCACACATTTGAAGCAAAGAGTGTAGCTGTTAGGCAAAACGGGCTGGAGAGGGATGCTGCAGTTGCATGCCTGGCATGTTCATCCTTAAAATCTGGCCTGAGCAGCCAGGTGGGCTGAGACAGACCATCCTTCTTACCCAGTATTCCTGCAGGAGGGAAACGGAGGTATCAAATGGCAACAGAGATTGAAATCACTGGGAGAACCCGGGGAGTATTAACACAGCTCAGGAACCTGTCAGAAAGGAGAGATTGGCAGAGGTGCAAGCAGGACACCAGAAAGGGCCAAGAAATTGTCATGAAAGTCAGAGCTGCCACATGGGGTCTGGAAAACTTCCCCATTACATCTGCTTTCTGTACGGTTCGAGCAATAACACAGGTTGTATGGAAAGTTTTAAGTGATAGGAAATGATTTTGTCCCAGCTCGAGTTTTGGCTTTCCTTATTATGCACAAATACTGTAACTTGGCACACTGAGTACACATTTCCATcatcctttttcttgttttatatCAAACTAAATGCAAGTTCATATACCCTGGCAAGCACTACGACTGTTGCaagaaggggaggggaaggcagagaggaTGCAAAGTCCCTGTGATTTACGTCCAGTGCTGGATTTCTTAATGTCATTTCTGACTCgtttcattaatttctttagaAACACCTCCAGCTGATTAGAGCTTATAAATCTCAAACTCTCATCCCCTTTGATGTGTGTAAATAATACCTACAAATGTTCCAGTAAAGGAAGCACTAATAAGCAGAGACATGGAAGTGAATGTTGTTTACTGTGTACGTGCTTGTGTAACCAAGAGACATG belongs to Haliaeetus albicilla chromosome 3, bHalAlb1.1, whole genome shotgun sequence and includes:
- the COLEC12 gene encoding collectin-12; its protein translation is MKDDFAEEEEVQSFGYKRFGIQEGTQCTKCKNNWALKFSIILLYILCALLTITVAILGYKVVEKMDNVTGGLETSHRRYTEKLTEVESDLKKLDDQAGQKAMNTNTELSSFRSDILVLRQQLHDIAEKTTRNKDTLEKLQESGNVLNDRQSQMRSALDSNSFMIISVNKTLQAYTGYINNLQQDTSNIQTNLQNQVHSHNVVVMNLNNLNLTQIQQRNLISVLQKSMEDTSLAILRIKNDFQNLQQVVLQARKDTDWLKEKVQNLQTLAANNSALAKANNDTLEDMNNQLSSFSGQMENITTIAQANEQNLKDLQEQHKEYENRTSDKFNQLEERFQVFETDIVNIISNISYTAHHLRTLTSNLNEVRTTCTDSLSKHSDELIFMNSTLANIRLDSASLKMQQDLMRSRLDVEVANLSVIMEEMKLVDSKHGQLIKNFTILQGPPGPRGPKGDRGPPGPLGPAGLKGQKGEKGEPGPPGPAGERGPPGPTGPPGEKGGKGSRGSPGSKGQRGSPGKTGLPGPSGDPGPPGPQGKDGPPGPQGPPGFQGLQGTVGEPGVPGPRGLPGLPGVPGLPGPKGPPGPPGPPGPGVPMALQSEPTSVPEANGCSPHWKNYTEKCYYFSIEREIFEEAKLFCEEKASRLVIINNKEEQQWIKRQILGKGSFWIGLTDSEKENEWRWLDGSLPVYTNWKIGQPDNWSHGHEPGEDCAGLIYAGLWNDFYCEDVNNFICEKDMDKGQIFGV